Genomic segment of Candidatus Obscuribacterales bacterium:
TTGCAGCAGGGCCAGACCCGCATCGAACTACCCTTACTCAGACAAGTCGTCAAAGAATGCTCCCTAGCCATCAAATAGAGCAGACGCCTTATGACGTGTTCCAACACGAACCACCCCAACCAAAGCACTCAAAACACTCAAGCCCAATCGTCTCAAAACACCTCTCCACGCACACGAATCATCCGTCCTTGGTTATTTGAAGTAGCCCCCTACCCCGACGAAAGTTTCAGCCACTTTCTGGGGCGATTTCGCCGTGCCAATTGCCTGAGCGGAAGTCATCTAGCATCGATGCTGGGAGAGCGATCGCACGTTGTAACGTATTGGGAAAGTCCATCCCGTCAACGCCGTCCCAACCGATTGCAACTGCAGCAGCTTTCCCAGATGAGTGGCGTGGCGCTCGCACGACTTCAGCAGATGTGGTCAAGTGCCGACACCCGATTGCATTGGCCGACCCGCCTGTGTCCAGATTGTTATGCCCATAAACCCTGGCATCGGTTAACCTGGCAACAAGCCGAACACCCACAATGTGACCAACACCCGCTATTGCTCCTATCCTGCTGTCCGCGATGCCAGCATCCCCTTTGCCTACCTAGCCAATGGGCGATCGGTGAGTGCGATCGCTGTCAGTTACCCTTCTCGCAGATGGCACCAATTGAAGTCCACGATAACGCAATAGAGTGACTCAGAAGAGTGACTAAACAAGAAGTCGGATCGACCAAATAATTTGTCGTCCGCCTGTTGGCTCATGTGTGGTTTGAAACTGCTGTTTGAGCCGCTTCAGCCGTTGTTCCTGTTCGAGGATGTCATTTGGGTAGTCCCACTGTCCAACCGTTAACGTGCGAGAAATAACAGCCGAGTCGAGTTTGAGTGGCGTCCTATCGAGCTCTGCACAAGCTTCAAAGAAGGCCGGTTTAAGCGATTCAATTTGGGAAGCGATCGCAGCGAGTTGGATGCGAAGCGTCACCATGTCGTCAATGATCGCATGAGCGTTTTGTGTCGTTGTGTCCATAAAAGCATTCAAGAATGTGTTCACATCATCTAAGCTGCCAAGACAGAGACATGGGCTAACCAAATCTCCGGAGCTTCAGCCAGCCGAGCGTTTGTGTCCGCTGACCCATGCAGCGATCGCCAACCGCAGTGTTGAAGTCGTTAGATGAATTAGAAGCTATCACGTCTCATCTGTGCTGGGTGATGGAACGTCTATTTGGCAGGCTGTGGAGCATGTTGACATGGGAGAGTAGCCGTTGAGC
This window contains:
- a CDS encoding TniQ family protein translates to MTCSNTNHPNQSTQNTQAQSSQNTSPRTRIIRPWLFEVAPYPDESFSHFLGRFRRANCLSGSHLASMLGERSHVVTYWESPSRQRRPNRLQLQQLSQMSGVALARLQQMWSSADTRLHWPTRLCPDCYAHKPWHRLTWQQAEHPQCDQHPLLLLSCCPRCQHPLCLPSQWAIGECDRCQLPFSQMAPIEVHDNAIE